In Bacteroidota bacterium, one DNA window encodes the following:
- a CDS encoding pinensin family lanthipeptide has protein sequence MKPIKKFSLTEIKVQSFITNLEPSSQLTIAGQKGEAALTSAVVSATTAVPTGQTTVVVGITCAVKSYLEENESFTVGDKASELVCGDSNNIYCNGIQTKDFVGCVAVSIGGGALACISAAVC, from the coding sequence ATGAAACCAATCAAGAAATTTAGCTTGACTGAAATTAAAGTACAAAGCTTTATTACAAATTTAGAACCCTCTTCACAATTAACTATTGCCGGTCAAAAAGGAGAGGCGGCACTTACGAGTGCTGTCGTTAGCGCTACAACAGCTGTTCCAACAGGACAAACTACAGTTGTAGTTGGAATTACTTGTGCAGTGAAGTCATATCTGGAAGAGAATGAGTCTTTTACTGTTGGCGACAAGGCATCTGAATTAGTTTGTGGAGACTCCAATAATATCTATTGTAATGGAATACAAACAAAGGATTTTGTTGGGTGTGTTGCTGTAAGTATCGGAGGAGGTGCATTGGCTTGCATTAGCGCAGCAGTATGTTAA
- a CDS encoding T9SS type A sorting domain-containing protein codes for MKHCRYIILLLVLGCFRYYSQTSLSTKWLTLTPDTLQMGSNYSTTFYLKNESALPYNDSLQYRIGIDSTGIGNSFTSSDTLVQFFTYSLQPGDSSLTTINNLPTAYGKQAVGPNVIVVWPMIGNGSIPDTARTILTVIASPSSILEINSKGEINVYPNPIAQEFGVKLSYDIALESIKLYNSQGAELPLIVANDGYRINHLPSGIYLLYVNTKGKGSHVIRLVKTD; via the coding sequence ATGAAACATTGTAGATACATCATTTTACTTTTAGTGCTAGGCTGCTTTAGGTATTACTCTCAAACATCACTAAGTACTAAATGGCTTACGCTTACCCCAGACACGCTTCAAATGGGAAGCAATTATTCTACAACTTTTTATCTGAAAAACGAAAGTGCGTTGCCTTACAATGATAGTTTACAATATAGAATAGGAATTGACAGCACAGGAATTGGAAATTCTTTTACATCGTCAGATACTTTAGTGCAGTTTTTTACATATTCTCTTCAGCCAGGAGATAGTTCTTTAACTACAATAAACAATTTGCCTACTGCTTACGGGAAGCAGGCTGTAGGCCCTAATGTTATTGTGGTTTGGCCTATGATTGGCAATGGATCTATCCCGGATACAGCTCGGACAATATTAACTGTAATAGCAAGTCCGTCATCTATACTTGAAATAAATAGTAAAGGTGAAATTAACGTGTATCCTAATCCAATTGCACAAGAGTTTGGTGTTAAGCTTTCTTACGATATTGCGCTGGAAAGCATAAAGCTGTATAATTCGCAAGGAGCGGAGTTGCCTCTAATTGTTGCCAACGATGGCTATAGAATAAATCATTTGCCAAGTGGAATTTACCTGCTTTATGTTAATACTAAGGGAAAGGGCTCTCACGTAATTCGCCTTGTAAAGACCGACTAG